A window of Benincasa hispida cultivar B227 chromosome 9, ASM972705v1, whole genome shotgun sequence genomic DNA:
ACCTCAGGACTTCTAATATGGGCATTTAAGCTTCGATTTCCATCCCATCACGAATGTTTTGACTCATCCATATGCCTCTGCTCCCTTCTTCACGCTAAACCTTCTTTCTAACGCTACTCTGCCAAAGGCACTGTGATTTTAATCCTGTCCACCCAGTTTCACCATTGCTGGAAATCCTTTCCCTCCTAATTTGATCTCCTCGAGGGTCTTTGGGTACGTACATTCATAACACCACTGTTTGATCTGTTTTGTACCTGTTGCCATTGATGTTCTCTTTCTCAACATGTTTTTTCAGCTTTTGATTCTAGCTTCGTATAACCATCCCAACCTAAGTTCTCAGCAGCTTTTGCTCCTCTTCTCTGGTGTTTTTGTGGCCTTTTTGCCATTTTGCAATACTTTTCCTCAACGGTATATAAGTTCCAGCCGTGCAGTTTTGCTTGATTGGTCTGACTTGGTTTTGTTTCCATCTCATGTGTGCaattttttcatcttctttatgaATTTGGTTTTATCCAACTACTGTCCCTCTCTTATAGCCCTAAATTCTGATTTCTTTAGCCTGTAGTTTCCCTCTTCCTGAATTCCATCCTTGCTCTAACTATCCTATTAATGCTTTAGTTCTCTTGCATTCTGGAATTAAATTTTCACATACTTGGTTCAATTTAATAAGAtgtatacatttttttctttctattggTTGCAAACCTGTACAAATTACTACCCCTTATTTATGTTGATAGTTGAAGGAACGGATCCTGAAAGGAGAGAGAGGTTGATTGACCTCCTTGATATTGATCTCCAGTGGCGAATGCATAAGGTATCCGATGGGCAACGTCGTCGGGTGCAAATCTGCATGGGCCTGTTGCATCCTTTTAAGGTATTAAATATTTACTTGTCGCTTACTGTGGACTGTAGGGCTATTAAGTGTACCCTGATAATGGAGCCCATTCTTTCACTATGTCCAATTTCTGGACCAATTGTTTTAAAAGTTCCCATAGAGCATTTCCATATTGGGCTGACTCCTGTTCTCACGTTTGTGGAAATTTGCAACAGCTTCATTGTCTGCTAATTTTCAGTTAATAATTTTGCTTTGCAGGTTCTCTTATTAGATGAGGTCACAGTTGACCTTGATGTCGTCACGAGGATGGACCTTCTGGACTTCTTGAAGGAAGAGTGTGACCAGGTATTGAATTCTTTTCAAAACTATAAGTACTTAATATGTGTGCCAAATTATTCGCCATGAATTGTGTTAAATGGCAATATCATCCAGAATGGAAGATGTAATTCTGCTCTCTAGTCATCTTTCACATCCAGAATTTCATTCTGAGTTGGAAATTGAGATGATGGTATGACTCATCATGATATTGATGATGCCCCACCAACCTGGTTAAGGCTTTTAATACCCTAGAGGTTGAAGGTTCAAAAATCCACCTCCACCGTCATAATTTCTGATGTCATTGTGGAAAAAGAATACTGAACTCTCAAAATTATTATGAATAGCCCTTTTTGTAATCACACTCTCCTTCCAACTCTTCGTAAGTTCTTCTGGGTTGGGAGTGCATTTCACCTCCCCTCATTGAAACTTCAATCATCtacaaaattcagtttcttctcaaagaaacaaaaacaaaaacgatCATTACCCTTGAACTGGCTATGAGAGTAATTGATGAACTGGCTGTTTTTTGTGACAGAGGGGAGCTACAATTGTTTATGCAACTCACATATTTGATGGACTGGAGACATGGGCAACTCATCTGGCATATATTCAAGATGGTGAGCTAAGAAAGTCAGAGAAGTTATCTGAAGTTGATGAGTTGAAAATTTGTGCCAATTTGCTTTCTGTGGTTGAGACTTGGTTGCGTGCTGAAACCAAacttgagaagaagaagaagcagccAATTCACCCTCCATCCAACACTCAAAAGAACATTTCTCCTTTTGGTTCGTCTCCTTTCATGTCTTCCAGACATATGGCTTACTATCGTTAGCTTTAGTAGAATTATTTTGGGCATATAATCTAAGAAGTGTATTATGAATATTGATTTTACTTTACTTTTGTTTGAGATCGAAATCGATCTAAATTTTATGTGGGATATaatgataaaagtaaagaaaaatagGGTTCACAAGCCCCCAAGGGTGACTCCATTGGCAAGGGCTTAGGGTCTTTGGTCATACGGGCTTAGAAGTCCCAAGTTCGAATCTtcaagtgaatttaatataaaaaattattgatctCTCTCCAGTTTAGCCCTTGGGAAGGGCGTGAATGCCCCCAAATATAGGGGCAAAGCTCTGTCTCCCCGTTAgtataataaaaaatcataagTTTAGAATTCAAAATAGATTTGTTTTGTCTTTTCGTTTTTCTTTTGCAAGTACTTTAGACTTCCATAATGAATAATATGATTCATGATTTGCCTTGGAGTTGATATTCAATGAATTGTTTCTTATGGTAAATACCAACTGTGAGAAGAAGTGATAATGATTTTCAATTTCACATTGCTATTCATAATAAGTAAACACAGTCGAAGTTTGTATTGCACATTATTTGTCAGTTTTTTGAATGGACATTTCACCTTTTAACAAAAAGTGAATTCTAGGGAAGAATATCAATTCTTGAATATGTGGATTCTAAATCTTGAAtaataactatttaaaaaatgaggTTTTTTTTTGTGGATTTTGCTCTTAAAGCTTTATATTTATATCTCACTTGCCTTAAAAGGGAAAACCTGACAATGACatcaattataaaatatatttaaattgaaatatttaaaactagaaagaaaaataagtggGCAACATGGCAAGAGATCTTGATAGAGAGGCTGGAAAGGACAAGTAGCAATTGCAATATAGTGGTTAAAGATATGTGAAGCCCCTTGGGGAGATGGGAATGTTGAAACTTAAGCATGTTTCTAGTTTTagctatattataacatatatgGATTCATGAGGGGAATTATTATGACAAGATTATACTTTCCATTCTAGGACGTGGCATGTTAGCAATAGATTCTAATTGaactaaaaaatcaataattaaattttaaaaaataatgaaaataggTGACTAacacaaattttattaaaacaaaatccaTTCAGAAAATCAAgagttttctctaaaaattgaataaattacaCCTAAAAAAAACATTCTCCCAAATAATTAGTTCCACCTTTAAGTCCGACATTCTCGCATGCCATTCATTaattagttcaaaattcaaCAATCATAGCAAAGTCCAGAAGCCATTAATGGAAAAACATACAAGTTTCGATTTACAAGACATCATAAAAAAGGAAATTGCCAAAAATAGGGCAATACTTGAGGTTAAAAAAAGTTTTAGGTCGgttttttatttaatagatTTATCGGATTTTAAGAATGTGAAATAGTTATTTTATCCtttgtgaaggaaaaaaaaacccacctTCTCACTCTCAAACGTGCACATTGCCGCCTCCCCTCTCCACACGCATGCTTCTGTCGCTCTATCTCTAGCTACCATTTGTCTATCTCTAGTTTTGTACAGAGAAAATTTTAATCTAACTCAACTCAACAATGAATGGAAGTAGGAGACaaaaaaatctataagaataaagagaaatcacaaaaatttatcacagaagaaaatgagattggGAAAGTCGAAGTATACTAAAAATTTTGGAGTATGAcaagaaagcttgagagaagaaaactaaaaaaaaaggtcTTTATATGATGGTATCAATAAGGTCCTTTGCTGTCTTAGCCGTATCTTGGAAGATTCTAACATTTCTTTCATTCCAAATCTTCCACATTACAATACAAATGATGCTTAACCAAAGACGTTCTTTGTCAGTTTTGAATGGAGTCCAACTGATTAGTAGGTGAAGCCAATTTTACAAATCATTTAGAGGAACTACAGAC
This region includes:
- the LOC120087004 gene encoding ABC transporter I family member 19-like — translated: MADNGRNHGSEVVDEKSSTGIKVQGMQFSYECDSPLFVEFNLQIGSGSRCLLVGANGSGKTTLLKILAGKHMVGGRDVVRVLNGSAFHDTQLVCSGDLAYLGGSWSKTVSSAGEVALQGDFSAEHMIFGVEGTDPERRERLIDLLDIDLQWRMHKVSDGQRRRVQICMGLLHPFKVLLLDEVTVDLDVVTRMDLLDFLKEECDQRGATIVYATHIFDGLETWATHLAYIQDGELRKSEKLSEVDELKICANLLSVVETWLRAETKLEKKKKQPIHPPSNTQKNISPFGSSPFMSSRHMAYYR